CGCGCGGCCACCGCGCGGACGACGGCCTGCGCATGCTGGTGGAGCAGGGCGCGTGCGCCTTCGAACGCTGGTTCGGCGTCGCGCCGGACCGGGCCCTGATGTGGGCGACGGTGACCCCGGGCCGCTGAGCAGGCGCGCGCGCGGAGCGGCCCACGCCCTGCGCGATCTGTTGTTGCCGCTCGTGTGCGCCGCGTGCGCGCGCCCACTCGACGCCGGGGAGCCGGGCATCGTCTGCGGGCGGTGCTGGTCGCGGCTGGCGCTGCTGCCGCACCCCCTCTGCCCGCGATGCGGGCATCCGCGCACGCGACCCGAGTGCGCCTGGTGCGAACTCCTGCCCCCGTTCGTGCGCGCCGCCCGGTCGGTGGCCTGGGTGCACCGGGGCACCGGCCAAGCCATCGTGTACGCCCTCAAGTACCGCGGGTGGCACGCCGTGGCCGCCGGGATGGCGGACCGCATGGCGCGGATCCCGTGGCCGGCCGACGTGGTGCGCGAGCGGGCGGCCCTGGTGCCGGTGCCGCTCGCCGCCGGCCGCGAGCGCGAACGCGGGTACAATCAGAGCGAACGCCTGGCGCGC
Above is a genomic segment from Gemmatimonadaceae bacterium containing:
- a CDS encoding double zinc ribbon domain-containing protein codes for the protein MGDGDPGPLSRRARGAAHALRDLLLPLVCAACARPLDAGEPGIVCGRCWSRLALLPHPLCPRCGHPRTRPECAWCELLPPFVRAARSVAWVHRGTGQAIVYALKYRGWHAVAAGMADRMARIPWPADVVRERAALVPVPLAAGRERERGYNQSERLARALAVHWDVPVWAHAVERIRHTTTQTRLTPEQRLVNVSGAFGAPEVARAALRRSHVVLVDDVVTTAATLNACAAALHAAGARVISFVTFGRAPAVGDR